Proteins encoded together in one Mercenaria mercenaria strain notata chromosome 18, MADL_Memer_1, whole genome shotgun sequence window:
- the LOC123539443 gene encoding heavy metal-binding protein HIP-like: MLYCKFLFLFFLFLRVNSEEPHCSKYDFEEKVLEKMVRIEFQMERMKSEIEQSVKFVENKKTEVDATLKNIDQQLEDYSNNIEKLEALGTKISDTLTAKQQELEKNIDEKMAKIENKTLETLQAKIQELQTLKDEAVTPTITFKARLNSDSAAPAGQTFVFPTVLFNEGDAYSSRTGKFTATTSGTYLFTVVFCVIINKALTIGLMVDGSKYTVAAFYGDANYGCSTADTVAVLTAGQMVWVEALSGSSSGTIIDQDTSYRWNTFSGTLIHK; this comes from the exons TGAAGAGAAAGTGTTGGAGAAGATGGTTCGCATAGAATTTCAGATGGAGAGGATGAAATCGGAGATAGAACAATCTGTCAAGTTTGTTGAAAATAAGAAGACAGAGGTTGATGCTACACTGAAGAATATTGACCAGCAGTTGGAAGACTATAGTAACAATATTGAGAAGTTGGAAGCCCTTGGAACGAAAATATCGGATACACTGACTGCAAAGCAGCAGGAGCTTGAGAAGAACATTGATGAAAAAATGGCAAAGATTGAAAATAAGACATTAGAGACGCTCCAAGCAAAGATTCAAGAACTGCAAACTCTCAAAG ATGAAGCTGTAACACCAACAATAACTTTCAAGGCAAGGTTGAACTCTGACAGTGCTGCTCCTGCAGGACAGACTTTTGTGTTTCCTACTGTACTCTTCAATGAAGGAGATGCATACAGCTCCAGGACCGGCAAATTTACAGCAACCACCAGTGGAACATACTTGTTTACTGTGGTATTTTGTGTGATAATCAACAAAGCTTTGACCATCGGTCTTATGGTGGATGGTAGCAAGTATACTGTGGCAGCATTCTATGGAGATGCAAACTACGGGTGCTCAACTGCTGATACAGTGGCTGTTTTGACAGCTGGGCAGATGGTATGGGTAGAGGCATTATCTGGTAGTAGCTCTGGTACAATAATAGATCAAGATACAAGTTACAGATGGAACACATTTTCTGGAACATTAATTCATAAATAA
- the LOC128550423 gene encoding vacuolar protein sorting-associated protein 8 homolog, whose translation MFPQRRIKDIDNKDILSDFKQLIHHVLKNMMGYIAPPAILQKIMQDPAYNTGKFGEIRELILGMLETYNYEKTLMITCKNLLNHDIHDIRLQLRSLTNAAMKGYILRGDQCKICEEIMNQPDIELVMVFRCSHIYHSSCLQAIGSVHCIVGEDTYVCYLCSHTKRGQTQCSRFHRYLSNPQTAQMLGLKTEKAKELGILTENAKSESSARTSRTTSCIFQQEQFQLNVAAPRIFD comes from the exons ATGTTTCCACAGAGAAGAATTAAAGATATAGACAACAAGGATATTCTATCAG ATTTCAAACAGCTGATACATCATGTATTAAAAAATATGATGGGATACATAGCCCCACCTGCTATACTTCAAAAAATAATGCAGGATCCAGCATACAATACTGGAAAATTTGGAGAAATTAGAGAACTCATTCTCGGAATGCTCGaaacatataattatgaaaag ACCTTGATGATAACCTGTAAAAACCTACTCAACCATGACATCCATGATATCCGTCTACAGCTGAGAAGTTTGACAAATGCTGCAATGAAGGGATATATCCTACGTGGAGATCAGTGTAAAATATGTGAAGAAATCATGAATCAGCCAGATATAGAACTTGTCATGGTCTTCAG ATGTAGCCATATCTATCATAGTTCCTGCCTGCAAGCTATAGGATCTGTCCATTGTATAGTTGGGGAGGATACCTATGTCTGTTACCTGTGTAGCCATACCAAACGTGGTCAGACACAGTGCTCACGATTTCATAGATATCTTTCAAACCCACAGACAGCGCAGATGTTGGGTCTCAAAACAGAAAAAGCTAAGGAG CTGGGAATACTGACAGAAAATGCAAAATCAGAATCATCAGCAAGAACGAGCCGCACAACCTCGTGTATTTTCCAACAGGAACAATTTCAACTTAACGTGGCAGCACCAAGAATATTTGACTAG